A genomic stretch from Flavobacterium sp. KS-LB2 includes:
- a CDS encoding DUF547 domain-containing protein, which yields MKNYYTTLSEEILSVAKLEKDTIPLRRQLFYIRLSKLEKSLDTDDLKKTFWINIYNAFYLITLKETKQGKEIFNLKRIKIARAILSLNDIEHGILRKYKFRIGYGYITNPFYSDFIKKLAVSKVDYRIHFALRSLNLAQKTIDYFDSEVIEEQLTTVTTDFIHLETEFDEESKTIQVSDFLLSYLKDFGGKNSVKKLLERIFERDLKNYKIRFKTYNRVEKLL from the coding sequence GTGAAAAACTACTACACCACTTTATCAGAAGAGATTCTTTCTGTAGCTAAATTAGAGAAAGACACCATCCCCTTACGAAGGCAGCTTTTTTATATAAGACTATCAAAACTTGAAAAAAGTTTAGACACCGATGATTTAAAAAAAACGTTTTGGATAAATATCTACAATGCTTTTTACCTTATTACCTTAAAAGAAACCAAACAAGGAAAAGAAATATTCAATCTGAAAAGAATCAAAATTGCACGTGCCATACTTTCATTAAACGATATTGAACACGGGATTTTAAGAAAATATAAATTTAGAATTGGATATGGTTACATCACAAATCCATTTTACTCCGATTTTATAAAAAAATTAGCAGTAAGCAAGGTCGATTATAGAATCCATTTTGCATTGAGAAGCCTTAATTTAGCGCAAAAAACTATAGATTATTTCGATTCTGAAGTGATAGAGGAACAACTAACTACAGTTACCACCGATTTTATTCATCTAGAAACCGAATTTGACGAGGAGTCAAAAACAATTCAAGTTTCCGATTTCTTATTGTCTTATTTAAAAGATTTTGGAGGCAAAAATTCAGTTAAAAAATTATTAGAAAGAATTTTTGAAAGAGACTTAAAAAATTATAAAATCCGATTTAAAACCTACAATAGAGTAGAAAAATTACTCTAA
- a CDS encoding response regulator transcription factor: MSKSIKIILVDDEILFRKGISFLLGRETNINIIFEASNGEELISFLQNNKNNHPDIIIMDLKMPGINGVEATKIIRKEFPELKIIALTSYDSKSFVANMIDVGAVSYLIKNATPQQLITTINEVAEKGFYYTDYVMKIIQADVLTNKRNKNNFENNDLSPREIEVLKLICTQKSTVEIAEQLFISPRTVEGHRNNLLLKTESRNIAGLVVYAVQNQFMLLND; the protein is encoded by the coding sequence ATGAGTAAATCCATAAAAATAATACTAGTAGATGACGAAATTCTTTTTAGAAAAGGAATCTCTTTTTTATTGGGCCGTGAAACAAATATTAATATCATTTTTGAAGCGTCTAATGGAGAGGAATTGATTTCTTTTCTCCAAAACAATAAAAATAATCATCCAGATATTATCATCATGGACTTAAAAATGCCGGGAATTAATGGTGTTGAGGCAACTAAGATTATTAGAAAGGAATTTCCAGAGCTAAAAATCATTGCATTAACTAGTTATGATTCTAAATCTTTTGTTGCTAATATGATTGATGTAGGTGCTGTTTCCTATTTAATCAAAAATGCCACTCCACAACAATTGATTACAACTATAAATGAAGTTGCTGAAAAAGGTTTTTACTATACAGATTATGTAATGAAAATTATTCAAGCCGATGTATTGACAAATAAAAGAAATAAAAATAATTTTGAAAACAACGATCTAAGTCCACGTGAAATCGAAGTGCTCAAACTTATCTGTACTCAAAAAAGTACAGTAGAAATTGCCGAACAACTTTTTATTAGCCCAAGAACAGTAGAAGGACATAGAAATAACTTGTTACTAAAAACCGAATCCAGAAACATTGCGGGTTTAGTAGTCTATGCCGTTCAGAATCAATTTATGTTGCTGAATGATTAA
- a CDS encoding sensor histidine kinase, whose translation MKNLANEKEIVAIIFYTSGFFIIMAVILVLFFYFSRKKIIQKELEKKDLEIQYQKELLSAVIITQEEERKRIAQDLHDDISSKLNIVSLNSHLLSTPNLTNNEVIEITNTIINLTSKALDNSRKIAHGLLPPVLDKFGLHAGVEELCLDFSSSKAVKVNYENKTTFDIMDNDKHLHVFRILQELMNNSLRHGKASVISIVFEKKDTKDWCFYTDDGIGFEIKNHNNQKGLGMKNIESRVAFLKGEMVLETSINKGVSVVFNF comes from the coding sequence TTGAAGAATTTAGCGAACGAGAAAGAAATAGTAGCCATCATTTTTTACACCTCAGGTTTTTTTATAATCATGGCGGTGATTTTAGTCTTGTTTTTCTATTTTTCAAGAAAGAAAATTATTCAAAAGGAATTAGAAAAAAAAGATTTAGAAATTCAGTATCAAAAGGAACTTTTAAGTGCTGTAATTATTACTCAGGAAGAGGAACGCAAACGTATTGCCCAAGACTTGCATGATGATATTAGTTCTAAGTTGAACATAGTTTCTTTGAATAGTCATTTGCTGTCGACACCTAATTTAACCAATAATGAGGTGATCGAGATTACAAATACTATTATTAATCTCACAAGCAAAGCATTAGATAATTCTAGAAAAATTGCACACGGATTGTTGCCTCCTGTTTTAGATAAATTTGGACTTCATGCGGGTGTTGAAGAATTATGTTTGGACTTCAGCAGTTCCAAAGCTGTAAAAGTAAATTATGAAAATAAAACTACATTTGATATCATGGACAATGATAAGCATTTGCATGTGTTTAGAATTTTACAAGAGCTCATGAATAATTCGCTACGTCATGGAAAAGCATCGGTTATTTCAATTGTTTTTGAAAAAAAAGATACCAAAGATTGGTGTTTTTATACCGATGACGGAATCGGTTTTGAAATCAAAAACCATAATAATCAGAAAGGCCTTGGAATGAAGAATATAGAAAGTAGAGTCGCTTTTTTAAAGGGAGAAATGGTCTTAGAGACCTCAATAAATAAAGGAGTTTCAGTAGTTTTTAATTTTTAA
- the dnaB gene encoding replicative DNA helicase, whose protein sequence is MENFRNINPVKVDKTTIISLEKGKLPPQVLDLEEAVLGAMMIDKKGVDDVIDILQPDAFYKDAHKHIFEAIVQLFTETQPIDLLTVSAQLKKNAKLDLAGGDFYLIQLTQKISSSAHIEFHSRIILQKFIQRSLIRISSEIIEDSYDETTDVFDLLDRAESKLYEVTQGNIKRSSETAQSLVLQAKKRIEEIAGQEGLSGVATGFDKLDKITSGWQPSDLIIIAARPAMGKTAFVLSMARNMAIDFGMPVALFSLEMASVQLITRLISSETGLSSEKLRTGKLEKHEWEQLSTKVKNLEKAPLFIDDTPSLSIFDLRAKARRLVSQHGIRIIIVDYLQLMTAGGNGKGGGNREQEISTISRNLKALAKELNVPVIALSQLSRAVETRGSSKRPLLSDLRESGAIEQDADIVSFLYRPEYYKIDEWDDDEASPTTGQAEIMIAKHRNGSIENVRLKFIGHLGKFDNLEDFSGGYDDLPSSMNQDDNPFITKNLPSANEAFGSNLNDLDDDSDVPF, encoded by the coding sequence ATGGAAAACTTCAGAAATATAAACCCCGTAAAGGTGGATAAAACAACAATTATAAGCTTAGAAAAAGGGAAATTACCACCTCAGGTTCTCGATTTAGAAGAGGCGGTGCTGGGTGCCATGATGATTGACAAAAAAGGAGTAGATGACGTTATTGATATTTTACAGCCGGATGCTTTTTACAAAGACGCACACAAACATATTTTTGAAGCTATAGTTCAGCTTTTTACCGAAACACAGCCTATTGACTTATTAACCGTTTCAGCTCAATTAAAGAAAAACGCAAAATTAGATTTGGCAGGCGGTGATTTTTACTTAATTCAGCTTACACAAAAGATTTCCTCCTCGGCTCACATTGAATTTCATTCCAGAATCATTTTGCAAAAATTTATTCAGCGTAGCTTAATCCGAATATCTTCAGAAATAATTGAAGATTCGTATGACGAAACAACCGATGTTTTTGATTTATTGGACAGAGCTGAATCTAAATTATACGAAGTAACACAAGGAAACATCAAACGTAGTTCGGAGACCGCACAAAGTTTAGTGTTGCAAGCCAAAAAGAGAATTGAAGAAATTGCTGGTCAAGAAGGATTAAGTGGTGTAGCTACTGGTTTTGATAAATTAGACAAAATTACTTCTGGTTGGCAACCAAGTGATTTAATTATTATTGCCGCGAGACCAGCGATGGGTAAGACCGCATTTGTATTATCGATGGCACGAAATATGGCCATTGATTTCGGAATGCCAGTCGCCTTATTTTCACTGGAGATGGCATCGGTTCAGTTGATCACCCGTTTGATTTCCTCTGAGACAGGTTTGTCTTCGGAGAAATTGCGTACTGGAAAACTAGAAAAACACGAATGGGAACAATTGAGTACGAAAGTGAAAAATTTAGAAAAAGCACCATTGTTTATTGATGATACACCTTCTTTGTCTATTTTCGATTTACGAGCAAAAGCAAGACGTTTGGTTTCACAACATGGAATTAGAATTATTATTGTCGATTATTTGCAATTGATGACTGCTGGTGGAAACGGAAAAGGAGGCGGAAATAGAGAGCAGGAGATTTCTACCATTTCACGAAACTTAAAAGCATTAGCAAAGGAATTAAATGTTCCGGTTATTGCACTTTCACAATTGTCGCGTGCGGTAGAAACGCGTGGATCTAGTAAAAGACCGTTACTTTCTGACCTTCGTGAATCGGGTGCGATTGAGCAAGATGCGGATATTGTATCGTTTTTATACCGTCCTGAATATTATAAAATTGACGAATGGGATGATGATGAAGCTTCGCCAACAACTGGTCAAGCCGAAATTATGATTGCGAAACACCGTAATGGTAGTATCGAAAACGTCCGTTTGAAATTTATTGGGCATTTAGGTAAGTTTGATAACCTAGAAGATTTCAGTGGTGGTTACGATGATTTACCATCGAGTATGAATCAAGATGACAATCCTTTTATAACAAAAAATTTACCATCAGCTAATGAAGCTTTTGGAAGCAATCTGAATGATTTAGACGATGATAGTGATGTTCCTTTTTAG
- a CDS encoding acetyl-CoA carboxylase carboxyltransferase subunit alpha gives MEYLDFELPIKELEEQLDKCLIIGQESDVDVTNTCKQINKKLEETKRHIYKNLTAWQRVQLSRHPSRPYTMDHVRALCGDTFLELFGDRGFKDDKAMIGGLGKIDGQSFMIVGQQKGFNTKTRQFRNFGMANPEGYRKALRLMKMAEKFGIPVLTLIDTPGAYPGLEAEERGQGEAIARNIFEMIRLKVPIITVIVGEGASGGALGIGVGDKVYMMENTWYSVISPESCSSILWKSWEYKEQAAEALKLTSADMKKQKLVDDIIPEPLGGAHYDRETTFKTVEQYIMKGFNELKDLSTEQLIAQRMDKYSKMGEYKE, from the coding sequence ATGGAATATTTAGATTTTGAGCTTCCAATAAAAGAACTAGAAGAACAGTTAGACAAATGTCTTATTATTGGTCAAGAATCGGATGTTGATGTAACGAATACTTGCAAACAAATCAACAAAAAGTTAGAAGAGACTAAAAGACATATTTATAAAAACTTGACCGCTTGGCAACGTGTGCAACTATCAAGGCATCCAAGTCGTCCGTATACAATGGATCACGTACGTGCATTGTGTGGGGATACTTTCCTAGAACTTTTTGGAGACAGAGGTTTTAAAGATGACAAAGCCATGATTGGTGGTTTGGGTAAAATAGACGGACAGTCGTTTATGATTGTGGGCCAACAAAAAGGATTCAACACAAAGACGCGTCAGTTTCGTAATTTCGGAATGGCAAACCCAGAAGGATATAGAAAAGCGTTGCGATTGATGAAAATGGCAGAGAAATTTGGCATTCCTGTTTTGACTTTGATTGACACTCCGGGAGCATATCCAGGACTTGAAGCTGAAGAACGTGGACAAGGAGAAGCAATTGCCAGAAACATTTTTGAAATGATTCGTTTAAAAGTGCCTATTATTACTGTAATTGTTGGTGAAGGAGCTTCTGGAGGAGCATTAGGAATAGGCGTGGGAGATAAAGTGTACATGATGGAAAACACATGGTATTCTGTTATTTCACCAGAATCATGTTCTTCTATTTTATGGAAAAGCTGGGAATACAAAGAGCAAGCTGCCGAAGCATTAAAATTGACTTCAGCTGACATGAAAAAACAAAAATTAGTAGATGATATTATCCCAGAACCATTAGGTGGAGCACACTATGATAGAGAGACTACTTTCAAAACAGTGGAGCAATATATCATGAAAGGTTTTAATGAATTGAAAGACTTATCAACAGAACAATTAATTGCCCAAAGAATGGATAAATACAGTAAAATGGGTGAATATAAAGAGTAA
- a CDS encoding DMT family transporter: MQNDKLKPYLNLHLIVFIWGFTAILGALITISADALVWYRMFFAGVFLAVFIAFKKISFVIPLQSFLKLIFVGLLIALHWIFFFKAIHVSNVSITLSVFSLGAFFASILEPVFYGRKVLWYEVFFGLIIIAGLALIMKVEINYLEGMLYALVAIILGVLFTLMNGKLIAKHEPSVIAFYEFLAGVFFITIYFLFQQKFTVDFFVLTTNNWILILILASVCTAYAFTSSVKVMRKLTPYTVMLTTNLEPVYGIVLAYFILGGKEKMSFEFYIGALIIVITVILNGVIKHYQKNK, encoded by the coding sequence ATGCAAAACGATAAATTAAAACCATACTTAAATCTTCATCTCATTGTTTTTATTTGGGGTTTTACGGCCATTTTAGGCGCTTTAATCACTATTTCAGCGGATGCTTTGGTTTGGTATCGAATGTTTTTTGCCGGAGTGTTTTTAGCGGTGTTTATTGCATTCAAAAAAATATCTTTTGTAATTCCTTTGCAATCGTTCTTGAAATTGATTTTTGTTGGATTATTGATTGCTTTGCATTGGATTTTTTTCTTCAAAGCCATTCACGTTTCTAATGTTTCTATTACACTTTCTGTTTTTTCATTAGGGGCTTTTTTTGCTTCCATACTTGAGCCTGTTTTTTATGGACGAAAAGTATTGTGGTATGAAGTATTTTTTGGACTTATCATAATCGCTGGATTAGCATTGATTATGAAAGTTGAAATTAACTATTTGGAAGGAATGTTATATGCGTTGGTAGCCATTATATTAGGAGTTTTGTTTACGTTGATGAATGGTAAATTGATAGCAAAACACGAACCATCCGTAATTGCTTTTTATGAATTTCTAGCGGGCGTATTCTTTATTACGATTTACTTTTTATTTCAACAAAAATTCACCGTTGACTTCTTTGTATTGACGACTAATAATTGGATTTTAATACTTATTCTGGCTTCTGTTTGTACCGCTTATGCTTTTACATCGTCCGTAAAAGTGATGCGCAAATTGACGCCGTATACCGTAATGCTGACGACAAATTTAGAGCCAGTTTACGGTATTGTTTTAGCCTATTTTATCCTTGGCGGAAAAGAGAAAATGAGCTTTGAGTTTTACATTGGAGCACTAATAATTGTGATCACTGTAATCCTAAACGGAGTTATAAAACACTATCAAAAGAATAAATAA
- a CDS encoding LptF/LptG family permease — protein MLTIIDKYILKRYLATFAVMLLLFIPIGIVVDVSEKINKMLENKIPFLEIALYYYNFTVYFANSLFPIFLFLSVIWFTSKLANDTEIIAILSSGISFTRFLRPYIIGASIVSVFVLLMGFFVVPAASEGFNNFRYTYLKGGGKEAMRGDNTDVYRQINDNEFIYVNSFNAESKTAFNFSLEKFKNQKLVHKITATRIKWNPKDSTYTMYDYTKRTVGELNDKIEKAPQKDAVFTFDLEDLTPVVYIAETLSLGKLNAFIAKEKARGSSNINVYLVVLYKKYSVPVSAFILTIIAVAVSSMKRRGGMGTNLAIGIALAFAFVFFDKIFGVLAEKSSIPPMLAVWLPNIAFGILAIYLLRNAKR, from the coding sequence ATGCTTACAATAATAGACAAATACATCTTAAAAAGATATTTAGCCACATTTGCGGTTATGTTATTGTTGTTTATCCCTATAGGAATTGTTGTTGATGTATCAGAGAAGATCAATAAAATGCTGGAGAATAAAATCCCATTTTTAGAGATTGCACTGTACTATTACAACTTTACGGTTTATTTTGCGAATTCTCTTTTTCCGATATTTTTATTTTTATCGGTGATTTGGTTTACGTCAAAACTGGCAAATGACACGGAGATTATTGCTATTTTAAGTTCGGGTATTTCATTTACACGTTTTTTAAGACCATATATTATTGGTGCTTCGATAGTTTCTGTCTTTGTATTGTTGATGGGTTTCTTTGTTGTTCCTGCAGCCAGTGAAGGATTCAATAATTTCAGGTACACTTACTTGAAAGGAGGCGGGAAAGAAGCCATGCGTGGTGATAACACCGATGTGTACCGCCAAATCAATGATAACGAGTTTATTTATGTAAACAGTTTTAATGCGGAGTCTAAAACCGCTTTTAATTTTTCTTTGGAAAAGTTTAAAAACCAGAAGTTAGTCCATAAAATTACTGCTACCAGAATAAAGTGGAACCCGAAGGACAGTACCTACACTATGTATGATTATACTAAAAGGACAGTGGGTGAACTGAATGATAAGATTGAAAAAGCACCTCAAAAAGATGCTGTTTTTACTTTTGATTTAGAGGATTTAACGCCAGTAGTGTACATTGCTGAAACCCTGAGTTTAGGAAAATTGAATGCTTTTATTGCCAAAGAAAAAGCAAGAGGATCATCTAATATCAATGTGTATTTGGTGGTTTTATACAAAAAATATAGCGTCCCGGTATCAGCATTTATTCTAACTATTATTGCTGTTGCAGTTTCTTCGATGAAAAGAAGAGGAGGAATGGGAACTAATCTAGCCATAGGAATTGCATTGGCTTTTGCCTTTGTGTTTTTTGATAAAATCTTTGGTGTATTGGCCGAAAAATCAAGTATTCCACCAATGTTAGCCGTGTGGTTGCCTAATATTGCTTTTGGAATTTTAGCCATTTATTTGTTACGAAATGCAAAACGATAA
- the tgt gene encoding tRNA guanosine(34) transglycosylase Tgt has product MKFDLLKKDPQSKARAGTVTTDHGVIETPIFMPVGTVGSVKGVHQRELKDDINPDIILGNTYHLYLRPQTEILEKAGGLHKFMNWDRNILTDSGGYQVYSLSANRKIKEEGVKFKSHIDGSYHFFTPENVMEIQRTIGADIIMAFDECTPYPCDYNYAKRSMKMTHRWLDRCINHLDKQPFKYGYEQTFFPIVQGSCYKDLRQQSAEYIANSNQQGNAIGGLSVGEPAEEMYAMTEVVCEILPEDKPRYLMGVGTPINILENIALGIDMFDCVMPTRNARNGMLFTANGTINIKNKKWEADFSPIDEMGITYVDTEYTKAYLRHLFAANEYLGKQIATIHNLGFYMWLVREARKHILAGDFRPWKEMMVKNMSQRL; this is encoded by the coding sequence ATGAAGTTTGATTTATTAAAAAAAGATCCACAGTCCAAAGCTAGAGCGGGAACTGTTACCACTGATCATGGTGTGATTGAAACCCCAATTTTTATGCCTGTAGGAACTGTAGGTTCTGTAAAGGGGGTGCATCAACGCGAATTGAAAGACGATATAAACCCAGATATTATTTTGGGAAATACCTACCATTTATACTTGCGTCCGCAAACTGAAATCCTGGAAAAAGCGGGTGGTTTGCATAAATTTATGAATTGGGATCGTAATATTTTGACGGATTCGGGCGGCTATCAAGTGTATTCGCTTTCGGCCAACCGAAAAATTAAGGAAGAAGGAGTGAAGTTCAAATCGCATATTGATGGTTCGTACCACTTTTTTACGCCAGAGAATGTAATGGAAATTCAGCGTACCATTGGTGCCGATATTATCATGGCCTTTGATGAGTGCACGCCGTATCCTTGTGATTATAACTACGCCAAACGTTCGATGAAAATGACCCACCGTTGGCTGGATCGTTGCATCAATCATTTAGATAAGCAGCCTTTTAAGTACGGATACGAACAAACGTTTTTTCCAATTGTTCAGGGAAGTTGTTACAAAGACTTACGCCAACAATCAGCAGAATATATCGCGAATTCCAACCAACAAGGAAATGCGATTGGTGGACTTTCAGTAGGGGAACCAGCTGAGGAAATGTATGCGATGACTGAGGTGGTTTGTGAAATTTTACCAGAAGACAAGCCGCGTTACCTGATGGGCGTGGGAACTCCGATAAATATTTTGGAGAATATTGCTCTGGGAATTGACATGTTTGACTGTGTGATGCCTACTCGTAACGCCAGAAACGGAATGTTGTTTACGGCTAATGGTACGATAAACATCAAAAACAAAAAGTGGGAAGCTGATTTTTCTCCTATTGACGAAATGGGAATCACTTATGTGGATACAGAATATACAAAAGCGTATTTGCGTCACCTTTTTGCTGCCAATGAATACCTAGGGAAACAAATTGCTACAATTCACAATCTTGGATTTTATATGTGGTTGGTTCGTGAAGCCAGAAAACATATCTTAGCTGGCGATTTCAGACCTTGGAAGGAAATGATGGTGAAGAATATGAGCCAGCGATTATAG
- a CDS encoding Crp/Fnr family transcriptional regulator, whose product MFATLEKFIKSKTDIDAKTLEEIYSYFSLIKTKKNEILLDYDQISKQYYFINKGCIRLFTIGKEGNENSRYFAFEGNFATALPSFIDQQPAEEYLQTIEKSELLCISRTDFYHLTNTIPQFAKIYTEILELGFIVAQKRIYGFQGFDALAKVKWLIQHQPQLLLRVSNKMVASYLGISPYTLSRIKSKL is encoded by the coding sequence ATGTTTGCGACTCTGGAAAAATTCATAAAAAGTAAAACTGATATTGACGCTAAAACACTAGAGGAAATCTATTCCTATTTTAGCCTGATTAAAACAAAAAAAAACGAAATCCTTTTGGATTATGACCAAATATCTAAACAGTACTATTTTATCAATAAAGGTTGCATCCGTTTATTTACTATTGGAAAAGAAGGCAATGAAAACTCGAGATATTTCGCCTTTGAGGGAAATTTTGCTACTGCTCTACCCAGTTTTATTGATCAACAACCTGCTGAAGAGTACCTACAAACCATTGAAAAATCAGAATTATTGTGTATTTCAAGAACTGATTTCTATCATTTAACGAATACAATTCCTCAATTTGCAAAAATATACACTGAAATTCTAGAGCTTGGGTTTATAGTAGCTCAAAAAAGAATTTATGGGTTTCAAGGTTTTGATGCTTTGGCCAAAGTAAAATGGCTAATTCAACATCAACCGCAATTGTTACTTAGAGTATCCAATAAGATGGTGGCATCCTATTTGGGAATTTCACCTTATACATTAAGCCGCATAAAATCGAAATTGTAA
- a CDS encoding heme-binding protein encodes MKSIFLFMLAISTACLGQTSVETTKSQLTIDPYIKSVNNLTLEGALELSKRATMTATLLDKKVAIALLDASGTTILITRGDGVGPHNTEAARRKAYTALSTKTPTLLLLRNAIANADTKNLNTLPELLLLGGGVPIWFKGTIIGSVGVAGGGSPENDDAIAKSVSIPEIGIMTTK; translated from the coding sequence ATGAAAAGTATATTCCTATTTATGTTGGCAATTTCAACTGCATGCCTTGGGCAAACTTCAGTCGAAACAACAAAATCGCAACTGACAATTGATCCTTACATTAAGTCCGTTAACAATTTAACTTTAGAAGGCGCATTAGAGCTGAGTAAACGCGCTACTATGACCGCTACTTTATTAGATAAAAAAGTTGCCATAGCCCTACTGGATGCTTCGGGAACCACTATTTTAATTACGCGTGGAGACGGTGTTGGGCCACACAACACCGAGGCTGCCAGAAGAAAAGCATACACGGCTTTGTCTACAAAAACGCCCACTCTTCTATTATTGAGAAATGCCATCGCAAATGCAGATACCAAAAATTTAAATACACTTCCAGAATTATTGCTATTAGGTGGTGGGGTTCCTATTTGGTTCAAGGGCACTATAATTGGTAGCGTTGGAGTAGCTGGTGGTGGCAGTCCCGAAAATGATGATGCAATAGCTAAATCGGTATCCATACCTGAAATTGGAATTATGACTACCAAATAA
- the uraH gene encoding hydroxyisourate hydrolase: MKKIIFAFLLATVTSVTFAQRNNFQLSSHILDVAKGTPATGVTIRLEKYTEKTKTWSFMDEKITDINGRITNFLNTEKSNLGIYKLTYYTSDYFKKNNTDSFYPFIEVVFQIKDDNHYHVPITLSAYGYSTYRGN, from the coding sequence ATGAAAAAAATAATCTTTGCCTTCCTTCTAGCAACAGTAACAAGCGTAACATTTGCTCAAAGAAACAACTTTCAACTTTCAAGCCATATCTTAGATGTTGCAAAAGGAACACCAGCTACTGGCGTCACTATCAGACTAGAAAAATATACTGAAAAGACAAAAACTTGGTCGTTTATGGATGAAAAAATTACCGATATCAACGGTAGAATTACCAATTTTCTTAATACAGAAAAATCCAATTTAGGCATTTATAAACTGACGTATTACACCAGCGACTATTTCAAAAAAAACAATACGGATAGTTTCTACCCTTTTATTGAGGTTGTATTCCAAATCAAAGATGACAATCACTATCACGTTCCTATAACACTTTCTGCCTATGGGTATTCAACTTATAGAGGCAACTAA